The Klebsiella sp. RHBSTW-00484 genome includes a window with the following:
- the gsiB gene encoding glutathione ABC transporter substrate-binding protein GsiB yields MTQRVSGKWLLALGVASALATTPAFAAKDIVVAVGSNFTTLDPYDANDTLSQAVAKSFYQGLFGLDKEMKLQNVLAESYTVSPDGLVYTVKLHPGVKFQDGTEFNAEAVKANLDRASNPENHLKRYNLYKNIASTEAVDPTTVKITLTQPFSAFINILAHPATAMISPAALKKYGKEIGFHPVGTGPYQLDTWNQTDFVKVTKFAGYWQQGLPKLDSITWRPVVDNNTRAAMLQTGEAQFAFPIPYEQAPLLEKNSKLELVASPSIMQRYISMNVTQKPFDNPKVREAINYAINRQALVKVAFAGYATPATGVVPPSIAYAESYTAWPYDPAKARELLKEAGYPNGFNTTLWSSHNHSTAQKVLQFTQQQLAQVGIKAQLTAMDAGQRAAEVEGKGQKESGVRMFYTGWTASTGEADWALSPLFASQNWPPTLFNTAFYSNPQVDKDLNEALKTTDVKEKTRLYKDAQDTIWKESPWVPLVVEKLVSAHSKNLTGFYIQPDTGFSFEQADLK; encoded by the coding sequence ATGACTCAACGCGTTTCAGGCAAATGGCTGTTGGCGCTGGGCGTCGCTTCGGCGCTGGCGACAACTCCGGCCTTTGCCGCAAAAGATATAGTGGTAGCGGTCGGTTCTAACTTCACGACCCTCGACCCATACGATGCTAACGACACGCTGTCGCAGGCGGTGGCTAAGTCCTTCTATCAAGGGCTATTTGGCCTTGATAAAGAGATGAAATTGCAGAATGTGCTGGCGGAGAGCTATACCGTTTCCCCGGACGGGCTGGTGTATACCGTTAAGCTGCATCCGGGCGTGAAGTTCCAGGACGGTACCGAGTTTAATGCCGAAGCGGTGAAGGCTAACCTCGATCGTGCCAGCAATCCGGAAAATCATCTCAAGCGCTATAACCTGTATAAAAATATCGCCAGCACCGAAGCGGTAGATCCGACAACGGTGAAAATCACCCTCACGCAGCCCTTCTCGGCGTTTATTAATATCCTGGCCCACCCGGCGACGGCGATGATTTCCCCGGCAGCGCTGAAGAAATACGGTAAAGAGATTGGTTTTCATCCGGTGGGTACCGGGCCTTATCAGCTTGATACCTGGAACCAGACCGATTTTGTTAAAGTGACGAAGTTCGCCGGTTACTGGCAGCAGGGGTTGCCGAAGCTGGATTCCATTACCTGGCGTCCGGTGGTGGATAACAATACCCGTGCGGCAATGTTGCAGACCGGTGAAGCGCAATTTGCTTTCCCGATCCCTTACGAGCAGGCGCCGCTGCTGGAGAAAAACAGCAAGCTGGAGCTGGTGGCCAGCCCGTCAATTATGCAGCGCTATATCAGCATGAACGTGACGCAAAAACCGTTTGATAATCCTAAAGTGCGCGAGGCGATTAACTACGCCATCAACCGCCAGGCGCTGGTGAAAGTGGCCTTTGCGGGCTATGCCACCCCCGCGACTGGCGTGGTGCCGCCCTCTATTGCCTATGCTGAAAGCTACACCGCGTGGCCGTATGACCCGGCTAAAGCGCGTGAGCTGCTGAAAGAAGCGGGATATCCTAACGGTTTCAACACCACGCTGTGGTCGTCGCATAATCACAGCACGGCGCAGAAAGTGCTGCAATTTACCCAGCAGCAGCTGGCGCAGGTGGGCATCAAGGCGCAGTTGACGGCGATGGATGCGGGCCAGCGCGCAGCGGAAGTGGAAGGTAAAGGGCAGAAAGAGAGCGGCGTGCGGATGTTCTATACCGGCTGGACGGCCTCGACGGGTGAAGCCGACTGGGCGCTGTCGCCGCTGTTCGCTTCGCAAAATTGGCCGCCGACCCTGTTCAACACGGCTTTCTACAGCAATCCTCAGGTCGATAAAGACCTCAACGAGGCGTTGAAAACGACCGACGTGAAGGAGAAAACGCGGCTGTATAAAGACGCGCAGGATACTATCTGGAAAGAGTCTCCGTGGGTGCCGTTGGTGGTGGAAAAACTGGTCTCAGCGCACAGTAAAAACCTGACTGGTTTTTATATCCAACCGGATACCGGGTTTAGCTTTGAACAGGCGGATCTAAAGTAG